The proteins below come from a single Campylobacter concisus genomic window:
- a CDS encoding copper resistance protein NlpE, with amino-acid sequence MKYLFAILISFFILGCAKNENLEPKQSTQNATKEDKPLVQANTPKKPEKLILPNSIYSSFHTILPCPNCEGIKTIITLNKDKTYTKTMLTMDKEVSLVEKNGTFDVDDSAIILKDENGNLSYFAPNKNSLLQLDDKKNKRVGVLAQIYNFEPVNKAYKDSFFAKFYKFKNKDSFLDIVIVPSKNGAKISFYSSLKNGSPLCEFSSELLYDKGIFYLLDEKGIALSIHRINNAIFLVANDKICKNAHISGRYKKDKDQKNLFGKGFFAELTNESANRDVIKIYGSKNIKRDNTKKESSYIVTNKNERIFEYTLLNGIITSIEIYSNEFKTPENISLKSNFKDIKNSLVISKFSSDKNNIYLKIDSHDMLITLKNPLAKEITSLNDIPDETKIEQITLMWNQ; translated from the coding sequence ATGAAATATCTTTTTGCCATACTTATCTCATTTTTCATCCTTGGCTGCGCAAAAAATGAAAATTTAGAGCCAAAACAAAGCACACAAAATGCAACAAAAGAAGACAAACCGCTAGTTCAGGCAAATACACCCAAAAAGCCAGAAAAGCTAATACTTCCAAACTCAATTTATAGTAGTTTTCACACTATTTTGCCTTGCCCAAACTGCGAAGGCATAAAAACTATCATTACGCTAAATAAAGATAAAACCTACACAAAAACAATGCTTACTATGGATAAAGAAGTAAGCTTGGTTGAAAAAAATGGCACATTTGATGTTGATGATAGTGCTATCATTTTAAAAGATGAAAATGGCAATCTTAGCTACTTTGCGCCAAATAAAAACTCACTTCTTCAACTTGATGACAAGAAAAATAAGCGAGTTGGCGTGCTAGCTCAAATTTATAATTTCGAGCCGGTAAATAAAGCTTACAAAGATAGTTTTTTTGCTAAATTTTATAAATTTAAAAACAAAGATAGTTTTTTAGATATCGTAATCGTACCAAGTAAAAATGGTGCAAAAATAAGCTTTTATTCATCATTAAAAAATGGCTCGCCACTTTGCGAGTTTAGCTCTGAGCTACTTTACGACAAAGGAATTTTTTACCTTTTAGATGAAAAAGGCATTGCTCTAAGCATACACAGAATAAATAATGCAATTTTTCTAGTAGCAAATGACAAAATTTGTAAAAATGCTCACATAAGCGGACGATATAAAAAAGATAAAGATCAAAAAAATCTCTTTGGCAAAGGCTTTTTTGCAGAGCTGACAAACGAATCAGCAAATAGAGATGTGATAAAAATTTATGGCTCAAAAAACATAAAACGGGATAACACAAAAAAAGAAAGCAGTTACATCGTAACAAACAAAAATGAAAGAATTTTTGAATACACCTTGCTAAATGGCATTATCACAAGCATTGAGATTTACTCAAACGAGTTTAAAACTCCAGAAAATATCAGCCTTAAATCAAATTTCAAAGATATAAAAAATTCTCTCGTTATCTCTAAATTTAGTAGTGACAAAAACAATATCTATCTAAAAATAGATAGCCACGATATGTTAATCACACTAAAAAATCCACTTGCCAAAGAGATAACAAGCCTAAACGATATACCAGATGAAACAAAGATAGAGCAAATAACGCTAATGTGGAATCAATAA
- a CDS encoding MFS transporter: MKEYLKLLKEEKNFRLLSIIQLICYFGVWFSHTGIFTLLIKLDAPVWAITLSAAMAFIPGVVIAPFSGILVDKFSPKPMLVIMMAVETISVFMLLFIDSLDFLWLLLLIIFVRNGTGGMYFQVEMSVLPKILSKENLKLANEIHSIIWAVSYTAGMGLAGVYIHFFGIKSAFLLDGILYILSFGFLYFLNLQSLKPEFIEKPLKMLKNGLVYLKENRLIVHLIFLHAFVGITAYDALIALLADYKYANLLSTSLIIGLLNTSRSISLMFAPAILSKFINKNTLIFVYIGQGLGIIIWALSLWNFYLSLIGIIFAGFCTSSLWSYTYTMLQQNCKKEFYGRVIAYNDMVFLGFSALISFIIGLLYDIGLSVEMIASFMGSLFFIGAFHYHIVLKSYKIR; encoded by the coding sequence TTGAAAGAATATCTTAAACTTTTAAAAGAAGAGAAAAATTTTCGCCTCTTAAGCATCATTCAGCTTATATGCTATTTTGGCGTATGGTTTTCGCACACAGGTATTTTTACACTTCTTATCAAGCTTGACGCTCCTGTTTGGGCGATTACTCTAAGTGCAGCGATGGCATTTATCCCAGGTGTTGTCATAGCTCCGTTTAGTGGAATTTTAGTTGATAAATTTAGCCCAAAACCGATGCTTGTCATCATGATGGCGGTTGAGACGATAAGCGTTTTCATGCTTCTTTTTATAGACTCACTTGATTTTTTATGGCTACTTTTACTTATCATTTTTGTTAGAAATGGCACTGGAGGAATGTATTTTCAAGTAGAGATGAGCGTGCTGCCAAAAATTTTAAGCAAAGAAAATCTCAAACTCGCAAACGAGATCCACTCTATCATCTGGGCGGTCTCATACACTGCTGGCATGGGGCTTGCTGGAGTTTACATACACTTTTTTGGCATTAAAAGCGCCTTTTTGCTTGATGGCATACTATACATTCTTAGCTTTGGATTTTTATATTTTTTAAATTTACAAAGCCTAAAGCCAGAATTTATAGAAAAACCACTAAAAATGCTAAAAAATGGCCTTGTGTATTTAAAAGAAAACAGGCTTATCGTGCATCTTATATTTTTGCACGCATTTGTTGGCATTACTGCTTATGATGCATTGATCGCACTTTTAGCTGATTACAAATATGCAAATTTGCTCTCGACATCGCTAATTATAGGATTATTAAATACCTCAAGGTCCATTTCGCTTATGTTTGCTCCAGCCATACTTAGTAAATTTATAAATAAAAACACGCTTATTTTCGTATATATCGGTCAAGGCCTTGGTATCATTATTTGGGCTTTATCGCTTTGGAATTTTTATCTATCGCTTATTGGCATTATCTTTGCTGGATTTTGCACATCAAGTCTTTGGAGCTACACCTATACGATGCTTCAGCAAAACTGTAAAAAAGAATTTTATGGCCGAGTGATTGCATATAACGATATGGTTTTTCTTGGCTTTAGTGCTCTCATTTCATTTATCATTGGTCTGCTTTATGATATTGGACTTAGCGTTGAGATGATTGCAAGTTTTATGGGAAGCCTCTTTTTTATAGGAGCTTTTCACTATCACATAGTATTAAAAAGCTACAAAATAAGGTGA
- a CDS encoding FlhB-like flagellar biosynthesis protein, which yields MQVNKKKAVALGYNRSKDNAPRVLASGAGEIANRIIDLAKEHDIPIKEDPDLIEILSKVEVDQEIPPNLYKAVAEIFSFLYKITKK from the coding sequence ATGCAAGTAAATAAGAAAAAAGCAGTAGCTCTTGGCTACAACAGATCTAAAGATAATGCTCCAAGAGTGCTGGCTAGTGGCGCTGGAGAGATAGCAAATAGAATAATTGATCTTGCAAAAGAGCATGATATACCGATCAAAGAGGATCCTGATCTTATTGAAATTTTAAGCAAGGTTGAAGTTGATCAAGAAATTCCACCAAATTTATATAAAGCTGTTGCTGAAATTTTTAGCTTTTTATATAAGATTACAAAGAAATAA
- a CDS encoding CheB methylesterase domain-containing protein, producing the protein MAQKLILIGASTGGPGHLKKLLKNVKLNGAIIVIAQHMNKMFINSFAMQIGKECGLDVEILNERKILKENTVYVCEQNVVVSPNLPISAKPNTEEKTIYTPNVDVLFKSGVGICKSANVLAILLTGIGDDGASGLDKLYKAGAKCIAENEESAIVYGMPKRAKELNQSLKSLNLTMIKKELEDFLNAIN; encoded by the coding sequence GTGGCACAAAAATTAATATTAATAGGGGCATCTACTGGCGGGCCTGGACATTTAAAAAAGTTATTAAAAAACGTAAAACTAAATGGAGCTATCATTGTGATAGCCCAGCACATGAATAAAATGTTTATAAATTCTTTTGCTATGCAAATCGGAAAAGAGTGCGGCTTGGATGTTGAAATTTTAAATGAGAGGAAAATTTTAAAAGAAAATACCGTATATGTCTGTGAACAAAATGTAGTGGTGTCGCCAAATTTACCAATCAGTGCAAAGCCAAATACAGAAGAAAAGACTATATATACGCCAAATGTTGATGTGTTGTTTAAATCTGGAGTTGGAATTTGTAAGAGCGCAAATGTCTTAGCTATCTTGCTAACTGGCATCGGAGATGATGGTGCATCTGGGCTTGATAAGCTTTATAAGGCTGGAGCAAAATGTATAGCTGAAAATGAAGAGAGCGCGATAGTTTATGGTATGCCAAAACGTGCAAAAGAGCTAAATCAAAGCTTAAAATCATTAAATCTAACTATGATAAAAAAAGAGCTGGAGGATTTTTTAAATGCTATTAACTAA
- a CDS encoding CheR family methyltransferase yields the protein MLLTNDAKDTKTMQTNTSQDMDSFNEFMNVIKTLCGVDLEPKRDITLQRITIFIRDRQIKSFKDLVSMIRYNSSLRQDILNLVTVNETYFYRELPQLKDVIYYAKELGGARILCAPCSTGDESYSLAMLAYEMGFKQHEISIVGIDINSEAIASCQNGIFCERSLHRLSDFQKERFFTKVDDKFKIKKENLPRCEFKILNVFDDAIFNLGKFDIVLSRNMMIYFDDDFRLKCVERLHKLLKPDGRLYAGHADLVPYTPAYEKRFSNGTTYYLKK from the coding sequence ATGCTATTAACTAATGACGCAAAAGATACAAAAACAATGCAAACAAATACTTCACAAGATATGGATAGTTTTAATGAATTTATGAATGTTATCAAAACTCTTTGCGGAGTTGATCTGGAGCCAAAAAGAGATATCACATTGCAGCGAATTACCATTTTTATTAGAGATCGCCAGATAAAAAGCTTTAAAGATCTTGTTTCGATGATAAGATATAACTCAAGCTTGCGACAAGACATTTTAAATCTAGTAACTGTAAATGAGACTTATTTTTATAGAGAGTTGCCTCAACTTAAAGATGTGATATATTATGCAAAGGAGCTTGGAGGAGCTAGAATTTTGTGTGCTCCTTGCTCTACTGGAGATGAGTCATATTCTCTTGCAATGCTTGCTTATGAGATGGGATTTAAACAGCATGAAATTTCAATCGTAGGTATAGACATAAACTCAGAAGCCATAGCAAGCTGTCAAAATGGTATTTTTTGTGAGAGGAGCTTGCATAGGTTAAGCGATTTTCAAAAAGAGAGATTTTTTACAAAAGTCGATGATAAATTTAAGATAAAAAAAGAAAACTTACCAAGGTGTGAGTTTAAAATTTTAAATGTTTTTGATGATGCTATTTTTAATCTAGGAAAATTTGATATCGTGCTTTCAAGAAATATGATGATCTATTTTGATGATGATTTTAGATTAAAATGTGTTGAGAGGCTTCATAAATTGCTTAAGCCAGATGGTAGGCTTTATGCTGGGCACGCCGATCTTGTGCCTTACACTCCAGCTTATGAAAAACGCTTTTCAAATGGAACTACCTACTATTTGAAAAAATAA
- a CDS encoding dehypoxanthine futalosine cyclase, whose protein sequence is MKRLSVNEAIDLTENAPLYELGKMALARKKELHPEGITTFIVDRNINYTNVCWVDCKFCAFYRHAKEEDAYVLSFEEIGKKIEELIAIGGTQILFQGGVHPKLKIEWYEELVSYISKHYPSITIHGFSAVEIDYIARISKISTKEVLRRLNEKGLYSMPGAGAEILSDRVRDIIAPKKCDTADWLRIHKEAHELGMKTTATMMFGTVESTREIVEHWEHIRNLQDETAGFRAFILWSFQGLNTKLMQEFPEIKKQSSNVYLRLLAVSRLFLDNFKNIQSSWVTQGSYVGQLALLFGANDLGSTMMEENVVKAAGASFRMNQDQMIELIKDVGEIPAKRNTNYDILEKF, encoded by the coding sequence TTGAAAAGACTTAGTGTAAATGAGGCCATCGATCTTACAGAAAATGCACCGCTTTACGAGCTTGGCAAGATGGCACTAGCTAGAAAAAAAGAGCTTCATCCAGAGGGCATTACGACCTTCATCGTAGATCGCAACATCAACTATACAAATGTCTGCTGGGTGGATTGTAAATTTTGCGCATTTTACCGCCATGCAAAAGAGGAAGACGCTTATGTGCTAAGTTTTGAAGAGATCGGCAAGAAGATCGAGGAGCTAATCGCCATTGGTGGCACTCAAATTTTATTTCAAGGCGGCGTTCATCCAAAGCTAAAAATCGAGTGGTACGAGGAGCTTGTAAGCTACATCAGCAAACACTATCCAAGCATCACAATACATGGCTTTTCGGCAGTTGAGATCGACTACATCGCAAGAATTTCAAAAATTTCTACAAAAGAGGTCTTAAGACGCCTAAACGAAAAGGGCCTATACTCGATGCCAGGCGCTGGAGCAGAAATTTTAAGCGACCGAGTGCGTGACATCATTGCGCCAAAAAAATGTGACACTGCAGACTGGCTTCGCATACACAAAGAGGCACACGAGCTTGGCATGAAAACGACTGCCACGATGATGTTTGGTACGGTTGAGAGCACTCGTGAGATCGTGGAGCACTGGGAGCACATCAGAAATTTACAAGATGAGACGGCTGGATTTAGGGCATTTATACTTTGGAGCTTTCAAGGGCTAAATACAAAGCTCATGCAAGAATTTCCAGAGATCAAAAAGCAAAGCTCAAACGTCTATCTAAGGCTTCTTGCCGTTTCAAGGCTCTTTTTGGATAACTTTAAAAATATCCAAAGCAGCTGGGTCACACAGGGCAGCTACGTTGGTCAGCTCGCACTTCTTTTTGGCGCAAACGACCTTGGTAGCACAATGATGGAAGAAAACGTCGTAAAAGCCGCAGGAGCGAGCTTTAGGATGAATCAAGATCAGATGATCGAGCTTATAAAAGATGTCGGAGAAATTCCAGCTAAGCGCAACACAAACTATGATATTTTGGAGAAATTTTAG
- a CDS encoding M16 family metallopeptidase encodes MKILDINVKNVKIPVVFESSKAMPVVSLRLVFKAAGSSQNGKLAGLARLSTNLLNEGDMKLGSAKFAKELEVRAISLNASCGFETFCIDLNCLKEHFAFACGKLKELISAPNLTEEILNRCKTVTLGEIAANENDFDYVARQGLFELLYPKSVLAQPSIGTKKSIKAITLEDVRKFLNEHLDLSNLLCVLGGDINEKQAKELASVLEILKPGKVRKLERFIPSDKCENSEIIRQSEQAYIYFGAPFNVRPEEKYKAAVATFILGEGGFGSRLMEEIRVKRGLAYSAYARNLLNLSYSQLYGYMQTKNEKKDEAIAVIKEEILKFSKKGVSNAELEQAKKFLLGSLPLRLETLFKRLDIAQSEFYEHGELGAFLKDLDKISALSLSELNSFIKAHAEINQLSFCVLKNEI; translated from the coding sequence ATGAAAATTTTAGATATCAATGTAAAAAATGTAAAAATCCCAGTCGTTTTTGAAAGCTCAAAAGCGATGCCAGTAGTGAGCCTCAGACTTGTTTTCAAAGCAGCTGGTAGCTCTCAAAATGGCAAGCTCGCAGGCCTTGCAAGACTAAGCACAAATTTACTAAACGAAGGCGATATGAAGCTAGGCTCAGCTAAATTCGCTAAAGAGCTTGAAGTAAGAGCGATCAGCCTAAATGCAAGCTGTGGCTTTGAGACATTTTGCATCGATCTAAACTGCCTAAAAGAGCACTTTGCCTTTGCATGCGGTAAGCTAAAAGAGCTTATAAGCGCTCCAAATTTAACAGAAGAAATTCTAAATAGGTGTAAAACTGTCACACTTGGCGAGATCGCAGCAAATGAAAACGACTTTGACTACGTGGCAAGGCAGGGGCTTTTTGAGCTTTTATACCCAAAAAGCGTGCTTGCTCAGCCAAGTATCGGCACTAAAAAGAGCATAAAAGCTATCACGCTTGAAGATGTGAGGAAATTTTTAAACGAGCATTTAGACCTTTCAAATTTGCTTTGCGTGCTAGGTGGCGACATCAACGAGAAGCAGGCAAAAGAGCTTGCTAGCGTTCTAGAGATCCTAAAGCCTGGCAAGGTGCGAAAACTAGAGCGCTTTATCCCAAGTGATAAGTGCGAAAACAGTGAGATTATCAGACAAAGCGAGCAGGCCTACATCTACTTTGGCGCGCCATTTAACGTAAGACCTGAGGAGAAATACAAGGCCGCAGTGGCGACATTTATCTTGGGTGAGGGTGGCTTTGGCTCGAGGCTCATGGAGGAGATCCGCGTGAAAAGAGGGCTTGCATATAGCGCCTACGCTAGAAATTTGCTAAATCTCTCTTACAGCCAGCTATACGGCTACATGCAGACAAAAAATGAAAAAAAAGATGAGGCTATCGCTGTTATAAAAGAGGAAATTTTAAAATTTAGTAAAAAAGGCGTTAGCAATGCCGAGCTTGAGCAGGCAAAGAAATTCTTACTTGGTTCGTTACCTCTTAGGCTAGAGACGCTATTTAAACGCCTTGATATCGCACAAAGCGAGTTTTATGAGCACGGCGAGCTTGGGGCATTTTTGAAGGATCTGGATAAAATTTCAGCCCTTTCGCTAAGCGAGCTAAACAGCTTCATAAAAGCCCACGCAGAGATCAATCAGCTAAGTTTTTGCGTTTTAAAAAATGAAATTTGA
- a CDS encoding SPFH domain-containing protein, whose translation MQIEAFGVLVVVLVIFAFLFLKAGIKIVSQADNLLIERLGKFHKVLDGGFHIIIPFVDQIRAIITVKEQLVDITKQQVITKDNVNISVDGIVFLKVFDAKMAVYNVDNYKRAIANLAMTTLRGEIGAMNLDDTLSSRDRLNAALQVALGDAAGNWGVKIMRVEISEISVPLGIEEAMNMQMKAEREKRAIELKALAEKEALIRNAEALKQEKVLQAEAIERMADAKKYEQIAIATAQKEAMDMINDSMSKNANAAEFLLARDRVGAFSELAKNSSKDKILVPYEATELIGSLSVLKNFLAKDKA comes from the coding sequence ATGCAAATCGAAGCATTTGGCGTTTTAGTCGTAGTTCTGGTTATCTTTGCGTTCTTGTTTTTAAAGGCTGGTATCAAGATCGTCTCACAAGCTGATAATCTACTCATCGAGCGACTTGGTAAATTTCACAAAGTGCTTGACGGTGGATTTCACATAATTATCCCATTTGTAGATCAAATAAGAGCGATAATCACCGTAAAAGAACAGCTTGTAGACATCACAAAACAGCAAGTCATCACAAAAGATAACGTAAACATAAGCGTCGATGGCATCGTCTTTTTAAAGGTATTTGATGCAAAAATGGCTGTTTATAACGTAGATAACTATAAGCGCGCCATAGCAAATTTAGCCATGACAACACTTCGTGGCGAAATAGGCGCGATGAATCTTGACGACACGCTAAGCTCACGTGACCGCCTAAATGCCGCACTTCAAGTGGCTCTTGGCGATGCAGCTGGCAACTGGGGCGTAAAGATCATGAGGGTTGAAATTTCTGAAATTTCTGTCCCGCTTGGCATCGAAGAGGCGATGAATATGCAGATGAAAGCTGAGCGTGAAAAGCGCGCGATCGAACTAAAGGCCTTGGCTGAAAAAGAGGCACTAATACGCAACGCAGAGGCGCTAAAGCAAGAAAAAGTGCTTCAAGCAGAGGCGATAGAGCGTATGGCTGATGCGAAAAAATATGAGCAAATCGCCATCGCAACGGCTCAAAAAGAGGCTATGGATATGATAAATGATAGCATGAGCAAAAACGCAAATGCGGCTGAATTTTTGCTTGCTCGTGACAGGGTTGGGGCATTTAGCGAGCTAGCTAAGAATAGCTCAAAAGATAAAATTTTAGTCCCTTACGAGGCGACTGAGCTAATTGGCTCGCTTAGCGTTTTAAAGAATTTCTTAGCTAAGGATAAGGCGTGA
- a CDS encoding copper resistance protein NlpE, with the protein MKNFIFALSAALLLAGCASSSQNTNVPQGKCEVKSSCEAPINSIEGTYKAFLPCASCMGIDSRLTLKKDGTFESVMDYKSKDNYKAVSKGKYSIENGVITTIDEYKEKSFYKIEGENLKMLDMDQKEVTGELKDKYIFKRVK; encoded by the coding sequence ATGAAAAATTTTATATTTGCACTAAGTGCGGCTCTACTTTTGGCAGGTTGTGCCTCATCTAGCCAAAACACAAACGTCCCACAAGGCAAATGTGAAGTAAAAAGTAGCTGCGAAGCTCCAATTAACAGCATCGAGGGTACTTATAAAGCATTTTTACCTTGCGCTAGTTGCATGGGTATTGATTCACGCTTAACATTAAAAAAAGATGGTACATTTGAAAGCGTGATGGACTATAAGTCAAAAGACAACTACAAAGCCGTTAGTAAAGGCAAATACTCAATCGAAAATGGCGTGATAACAACGATTGATGAGTATAAAGAAAAGAGCTTTTATAAGATAGAAGGCGAGAACCTAAAAATGCTAGATATGGATCAAAAAGAGGTCACTGGCGAGCTAAAAGATAAATACATCTTTAAACGCGTAAAATAA
- a CDS encoding NfeD family protein, giving the protein MISPYIMIAIGALLCALEFTLFSFYLLFFGLAFIVVGVVNFGVAFEWPYQILGVSALALILLVLLKAPLKSKFMSRKESFNEEFLDEAGVGEIRENMVYFKGTLWKYDGNLANGEKVRVLGTKGDKVIVG; this is encoded by the coding sequence GTGATCAGCCCTTATATAATGATAGCTATTGGTGCACTCTTATGCGCACTTGAATTTACGCTTTTTTCATTTTATTTGCTATTTTTCGGACTGGCTTTTATTGTTGTTGGAGTAGTAAATTTTGGAGTTGCCTTTGAGTGGCCATATCAAATTTTAGGCGTCTCAGCACTTGCGCTTATCTTGCTTGTGCTTTTAAAAGCACCGCTAAAGAGCAAATTTATGTCTAGAAAAGAGAGCTTTAATGAGGAATTTTTAGACGAGGCCGGCGTTGGCGAGATCAGAGAAAATATGGTCTATTTTAAGGGTACGCTTTGGAAATATGACGGAAATTTAGCTAACGGAGAGAAGGTGCGAGTTCTTGGCACCAAAGGCGACAAGGTGATAGTTGGGTAA